AAACTTCCAAGCCGGGGGGTGGATCTCGAGCATCGGCAGTCGGGCGATTTCCCGTCGATCGGAGGAGACGGCGTCATTGTTTTCACAGTGGTTTGTTTCCGGTCACAGGGGTGAAGAAGCTCGGAAGTTGGTGATCCAGAGCACAAGGTCAGATTCGATCTCTGTTTGTTCTTtgatttccctttttttttttttgaggatcttgatttCCATTTCTTTTGCTGAACTGATAAACTCCAATCAAGATTCCTCACGTTAAGATTATAAAATCTAGAGATATATTGGTTTCCATCATTGTTAACTCTGGAGTAAATTCTCCTCTCAAATTCTAATTGTATCTGGGCGGTGGCTTCGGTGATCAGGACAGATAAATACAAACGGAAACAGAAGCAGAAAATAGACCAATAGAGAGGCATGGCCTCCCTCAGCTCCCTGGCTCCATCCATGTTCATTCTATTACTTCCCTGCAGACTGTTGGTGGTGCAAACCAACAGTTTGGCTCGATAGAAATGGATCTCTTGGCAGACCTTTGGCGAGCCAATTGTGAAGTAGAGTGAACAAATGTAACCTTAAGCTGTTCATTTGCGACCAAATCTCGGAGTATATGATAATCAACTTCAATATGCTTAGTGCGAGCACGAAACCTAGCCATATATGTAGCACTAGGGTTATtacaacaacccaggacctcacccaaaaagactagctgGAAGGtgttatttgagttctttggctctgtataagtacccaaaatttaTCCATTgcatagccgatgtgggacgaaacacacgcccgcatggtTCTTACATACTCCCCCGCTTTGAAGCTCGAGTATTCTCgctaggctaagggttcatattcattcaaatataatcacaagcaccatgatcGATTTATAGTTAGCCTCAACATGCTCATGCTGCAGTGTTTCCTAGTCCATATGGGCCATGGGCCGAGTCTGTTTTGATATCATTAGCAACAATTCAGAACCTCTACCAAAAAGACTAGTCGAAAGGTGTTATTTAGGTTCCTTAGCGCtacataagtacccaagatctacccagtacATAgccaatgtaggactaaacacatgcctgcaAAGGTCCTCACAGTTATCATTAGAGGATAAGCATCGGAAACTGCAGAGACTCGAAGTTACTTTTAAGAAACCGAAGTATGCATTTGACTGCTTGGAGATGAGTTGTGATGATGGTATTATGAAAGTCATCTATAATGCTAAGTTGCAGAGGATTTTCAAGTTGTTGAGCTATGCATACTGTATATTCACAAATATTTATTTGACAGTGCAACATGCCAATCGGCGGGGCATTAATTTGCCGTATGATTGTTGACCATTTCATAAGAAATGCTGCAATAAACTATTGAAACACTTCTATGAATATAATTGTGCTTGGATAATAAGGGTGTGGATGAAAGATGATGGCATTTTGTTTTAGTTATGTTTCTTTTACAAATAGATCATTCGTAATTTACTTTTCGGCATACTATTGTTCACCTCCTTTTTGTCCAAAATTACTCTCTTGGTCGAGGAGTTAACAACCATTTGTTTTGTCTTTTGGATATTTGGTAGGAAGTGATATGCTAATGTCTTTGCAACGATCAGCCtgctttttcttgattttctgGATTTCTGTATTTCTGCTGTTGGGACACCCTGGACTTTTTCATCTTGAGGCAATTTTCGAAACTCTATCATGTGTCAATTCATATGCTAGGAAGTTTTCTTAGTGCCTCATAAAATTTTACCTTTACCACCTATTGCTTAACATCTCTAATTCAACCAAACTGCTGGAAAAATATCTGGTCTTGCTTGCAAAGTTTCAGTGTTAGCCATTAAATTTGAAATCATATAGAATGTTAGATGTATATATGTTGGTTCAACGTGCTTAGAGGGTTTGTATTTTGTGGTTTTCTGTGTCAAAAATGAATAGACAATCTGGCAAAATTCCTAAGCTCAACCTAGATATTTTGGTTTAGGCAGGCAGCAGGCTCTCATGCATGCTTGCCTCAATCTTTCATTGATGAGATTTATTTTGCTTTGCTATTCTTATCTAGCCGTTAATGTAGTTTCTGTCACTCAAGTGGCAGTTTTTGGAGCACCAGTGATTTTCTTCTGATCATATGCAGGCAAAAGCCCTGAGTTTTTCATTGGATATATCCTCTGCGAACAATCTTCAAACCGATGGGTATTTGCCCTTTTTCACTTTCGATATCTTCTCTCCGCACAAACTTCCAAGCCAGGGGGTGGATCTCGAGCATCGGCAGTCGGGCGATTTCCCGTCGATCAGAGGAGACGGCGTCATTATTTTCATAGTGGTTTGTTTACGGTCACAGGGGTGAAGAAGCTCGGAAGTTAGTGATCCAGAGCACAAGGTCAGAATCGATCTCTGTTTGTTCTTTGATTTCcctttctttatatttttaagGATCTTGATTTCCATTTCTTTTGCTGAACTGATAAACTTCGATCAAGATACCTCACGTTAAGATTATAAATTCTAGAAAATTTCTTCGAGATATATTGGTTTCCATCACTGTTAACTCTGGAGTAAATTCGGCTCTCAAAGCCCTGAGTTTTTCTCCGATAGATGGAAATCAAACCTCCATGTTAGTACCAACAGGAATCTGCTAGTTAAATTATTCTCCACAGGTCGAATTGTACCTTTCCTGTTTTTCCACTGATGTTTCAGATAAAAACATTTGGGTGGTTGTTGTCAGTTGTGCATCTTTTAGGAGGCAGCACATGACTTATGTAGGGTCTTTTTAGTCACTTGCAGCAACTGACAGAATGGTTTTATGTATATAGGTCTCTCAATCAAGATACAAAGAGACAAACTAAAAAAGATCGAAACTGTTGAGAAGGTAAATTTATTTATCAGGGAGAAGGGTTAAATTCCAATTTTATACTAGACAATCTTTAACCTCCTTGCTCCTGAATAACAACATCCACTTATCTGGATATATGTTATAGATCATTCTAGAACAACTCAAAAACCATTCCAATCAACTATTCCTTGAGCATATCCTATGCCCAGATCAGCTCGAATCATATCCCTGCCTCAACACATAACGAATCATATAGTTTATGTTTTTATTCAGCAACTGAGGGCACTATACATGGATAGGATCAGGCAGCTAGCACTCCACACTGGCAGGTTACAGCCATTAGTGCAATTAATCCTATTGCCTCTGCCATCTACTACTTGGATCTTCATAATTTTTCTGGTATATTTATGACTTTAAAGTTACAGACCGCTTTcttttctgcattttttttttgctgaataaGTCCCATTCCTGGGAATCATATCACTGGGGCACCTCTTTTCAAATGTACTCTTATACCATGCTTTTGTTGATGGAGAATCAGGTCTTTGAATTGGACCAATCTTTTTTAGCATGGTCATAGTGTAAACTCTTTTTGAGGCCACTCAAAATTGAAGTTTAGGCTGTTTGCTTTCCTAAACCTAACATGGAATTGTAGCAAAATCTATTTATCAGATCAGAGGGTCAAGAGTTCAATTGTTCACCTTGCATCAAGTTACACTCGGTTTGCATGCTTTTGGTGCATATTGAATCATGGAAAACAGAGGTTCGTTGTTCAGCATGTTTCTGGTCATTTATCATGCAAGAGTCACATAGTAACAGTGGTCAACTGTCAGGCACGTGGTTGTCATAAATCTTTCAAAGGAATTCTGGCCGACCAAAGACTTTCCTGGTTTTGTCTATTGGCTTGTCTTTTGTTTCAGGACCAGAAGTGAAGCCTGAGGTGTTTGATTTTATAAATGGGTTGCGTCCCCTAGTTGACCAATAATGAGCCTAAACCCTGTCTTACTTAAAAATTTGACAAGAGGATAGGACCTGCATTAAGGAATTAGCTATGCCAAGTTATTTGTTGGGACTCGATCAAATAAGCTTGAAGTTGTGCGCATTACCCTGGGCTTGACCTTATCACAAATGACAGACCTAGTTGCTAATTGCCATAACCCTTGGCCTAACCTCTCCGATCTTAAGGAATTTGTGCTGAGGACATATTGATGTATATTGAactatttttctagttttgggTTTTTGTGGTCAAAATAACTACTCTTTGTCTGTACCATTTAATTTCCTAGCGAAATAACATTAGCATTTTGATGCAGAAATCGATATTTTTATACTCCTAGGGCATAATATTTGAATATCTACTATATCTTTATTATGAATAGGGGCATTATGGAATACTAAAACCATTTCAAAATATGAGACCAAATTTTTGTGCTTCTTGTAATATGATTGATGTTCGCTAGATATGGAAATTTTAGTTTTCCAAGGTCATGTTGAAAGAAAAAGGTGTTTAAGCTCAACTATAGTTCTTTTGGGACAATTTAGTGGGAATTTGAAGCACCAATTTTTCTTCTGAAATTCTTCAAGCGTAGCAAGACTTTTGATAGGAGTCTCATGAAATTCTACCTAAAGTACAGGTTACTAGATCATAATCTAGCTGCCGAATTATTATCTTCTCTTTAATGCTCATTTGTTACTTTTTGTCCCTGCTTTCCCTGTTCTTGTATTTTAGATCTTTAGCAGACCAACTTTTTGGCCTTTACGAACTTCACCTCTCAACTCCAGGTAATCCTGCCTAACTTTTTCTTAGGCACCCGAAGCTGTCAAAAGGTGCATCATAAGGTTATGCATCTTTCCCTTGATAAGAAATACCAGCACTGCACCCTTTTTTCATTATAAAAAAAGAGGAATACCAGAATTGTTCAAGTGTATTGGCTTCCATACCAACCATGACTGAGAGATTTTACTACAGGATGTTTTCTTAAGCTAATTTTCATAAATATACTAACATGGGATAGTTTTGgtattatatgattaataattttAGATTCTTATGGAATACCAAACGAATTATTCGTAGATTTTTGGAGATCTTTGATCAAATGTAGTGATTTCAGATCATCAAGTATTAGAtactttaaataaaataaaaattatcggCGATTTGAGATCATCTTGTTGATTTCATTTAttctaaaacatcatcatagagtgtaaaaatatatatattcttttaaattatttgagtaatttattatttttttctctagaaGATATATACTTGACGAGGAAGCAACATAGTGGACAACGCATCCGCGGTTTTCAGTTCTCATCTGATAATGTCAGACtatgaaaaatattatatacATACATTAACTTGCATCGGATGCTCTTTTTCTTAGCATCTAAGGTTATGTAGCTCTTCCGTCGAAGAGAAAACCTTGTAGAAATGTGCAAGGAACTATGGGGCGGTCATGACCTATAGTTTGAGACTGGATTGCGGATGAGGTGCGTCCATGACCTGCCGCATCATAGGGCGGTCAGCGTCAGCATTCGCCGTCGACCGTATATCGTGCGGACAACGCCGTCCAAAAAGTAACCGGACGTGACGTCCGGCTGCGAAAGCCCCTTCAGGACCCGCCGTCAAATTCGACGACCGTCCGCGTGTCGGGTTATCTCGGCCTTCGGACCCCGGGTCCGTCACCCAAGCCTCGCTCGGAGCCGCGAGGCCTGGATTTTTAGCCGCACGAACCGACGTTCGGGGTCGGCCATACCAGGTGCGATCCTTTAATATACCCCACGTTTGCCCACGGCGAGGGGAAGGTTAGCTTAGCTGCCGACTGCCGAGagactagagagagagagagagagaggtgcgaCGAAGTTTGTGGCTGTGTCGGGATATCGGAGGCGATGGCGGAGAACAAGGAGGAATCGGTCGGGGAGTCGGTGGTGGAGAAGAAAGTGGAGGAGTTCCACCACGATGACTCATCGTCCTCGGACTCGGACAACGAGAAATCGAAGCCGTCCTCCTCGTCTGTCAAGTCCAAGATATGCCGCCTCTTCGGCAGGGAGAAGCCCGTCCACACTGTCTTGGGCGGCGGAAAGCGTACGAAATATCCGACTTTTCTccgtttctaattttttttaatccgaTGCTAGTTGCTTTTAGATAAtttttttgctatttttttatttttaaaaagatcGGTTTGAAGCGAATCGTGTGAGTTTTGATCTATTTGAGATGATTCGGGCTGAGATCTGGGGGCTCATTAGCTATTGATATCTTTTCATTTGATTAGTTTTAGTTGAATTAATCCAAAAGCTTTtacgtcctttttttttttttttttgagttcgaGGGAGGCTTGGTTTGTTAGGGTTTGCGTCGTTTTACTCAAAAAAGCAAAGTACGTTTAGCTTTCGACTACTTTATAACGTTCTGAACGAAaccctaatttgattttaagatACTGgtcattgatttccattgatggTAGATGATGCGAGAATATTcctttaagaaaccctaatctggACGTTGTGTAGCTGCCTTGTTGATTTATGAATGCATGTCTAATGATTTGCAGATAAAAATATATTCACTGCCAACTTGAGTGAATTCGATCGATGAAATCCTTGTCGGTCGAAGGGACGATCACAGTACTTacataaatcatatatttaattgtagcaaatcttagggttttttttttacagCATTTTTTCCCCAGGTCGCTAATTGAGGCATGGAGTCTTATTGTtcttattatattttgatcgtacATATGGTGGTTGAGCCGCTGATCGGGTATAGTTTGGCTTATGAAAATATTTGTTCTCAACGAGTTTTTGCTCCACCATCTATGCAGCTGCTGATATTTTCCTATGGAGGAACAAGAAGATCTCTGCCGGTGTGCTTGGTGGGGCCACGGCCATCTGGGTCTTGTTCGACTTGATGGAATACCACTTGCTCGCTCTTGTCTGCCACTGCCTCATTCTATCGCTGGCGATCTTGTTCCTCTGGTCCAATGCGACCACCTTCATCAACAAGTAAGCTCTTAAGCTATTTTTCCATTGCATATGGTGGCCCAAAGATTAATCTTTTAGCCTGGAGATTAATTTTTTAGTCGGGATACCGAATTTTTTGTGCTATTGATTGCAGGTCTCCACCTCGCATTCCTGAGGTGAGCATCCCTGAAGATGTGGCTGTGAGTTTTGCGCTTTCGCTGAGATATGAGATCAACAGGGGTTTTGCTGTTCTAAGGGACATTGCATCAGGACGCGATCTGAAGAAGTTCCTCATGGTATGTTGCTCGGTCTTTCTTTCAAATGTTAGCGGATCTTGGAGTATTTCAATGGGTGTTATACTGTTTGGTATATTGGTTTTCCAGGTGATTGCAGGTTTGTGGGTCCTTTCCATCGTTGGGAGTTGCTGTAATTTCTTGACTTTGTTTTACATAGGTAACAACATGATGTTTTGGTCTGTCATTTAACTTTCTATTctcttatttatttgttttggtCTAACATTCTTGTCTGGTGTTTTTCGCGGAAGCAGCATTTGTTACGCTGCACACGCTACCCGTTCTCTACGAGAAGTATGAGGACAAAGTTGACTCATTTGCAGAGAAGGCGATGACAAAAGTCAAGAAGAATTATGCAACGTTTAATGCCAAGTGTTTGAGCAAGATTCCAAGGGGGCCTTTGAAAAAGAAGCACCAGTAGGTTCTGACTGTTAGTGTCTATCTATGGATTTTCCAGTGTTCACGTGACTGTTTACTCATTTTTCTCTGAACTTTCTCTTTGATGCTGAGTATTTATGATATGGATCATAAATATGTTTGCACGATTTTACCTAATGTGAGCATCCTACCGTATGCCATTTCTGCTGGTGATTTGACTGCACCATTTATATGCTATGATTAGTTGATGTTCCCTTTGTGTTTCATCTCGGTCCTGTAGTGCCCTTAGATGtctccaagtaggatttataGTGATGCAAGAAGTGGTCTCAGTCCCAGAGCTTGAATGAGTGTAAACATGTTTTACAATATGAGTCCAGGGTTCGTGCTTCTTCTCATGTTTcagttatctatttatttaagggTTTGCTGCAACGTGTCTTCTATACTTGTTACCTAATCTTGCAGTCATTGGGGATCCAGATAGCATTTTGAAGATAAGTGTAAATTGGTTTGTTGTGCTTTTATGGTCTCTGGTCTCAGGGAAATTTATTTTAGATAAAAttatgttctatttatttatcatGTACTAGGATATACACACTAATTTTCTTCTACTGATGTTCTTTTTATAttgtttttagttttttatttgCAACCTTGAAGGgtttttaaaaattctcttttgTTTTGAAAGAGGTAGTTGAGAGCACTGAATTGGTATACAATTTGAAGTTCAACATGATTACTTTTAAGCCACGGTAAATTGAGTGGTTAAGCTAATCTAGGAATATCTCACATTGCTTCTTTCCAATTAAAGtctatatatatgcatttaaTCTTCTTGAAGATCTCATTCTGGTGTGTCTGATCTGTCAGAACTATTTTAtcggaaaataattttttgagaaatttggaatCTTGAAAATGACAATGGCGGGTGTTATTGAAGAACTCTTTCAATAGTTGTCAGAATTATGTTAAAGATGAGTAGGTAATACCGGGTCTTTTGCTAGATGAGTTGAATGTAGTATTACTAGATGAGTTGAATGTGAACATCAACAGGAAGCTTTTTAGAAGATGTTCAGGTTTTAAAAAGGGGATGATTGTTTTGTTTTACTTCTATCTGCCATTATGCACAGAGACAGTGGAATGCTTCTGTAGGAATATTGGGGAACTAGATTCTTGATTCAATAGGGCAACATGTGAGACCTTACTTGTTGGACATGCAGAAACCAACGGGTAGGGTGAATGAATTAAGAAGTACTGAGCAAGGTTTTTACCAATTTATTTTTGACAAGATTAGCCACATCATCTAAGGTTTCTTTTGTATGGCTAGAAATGCTGGGTAAAGGATTAATAGTTAACTGGGGTTGAGCAAAATTTGCGATGGGGGGGATTGTCACTCATAATAATGTCGAAATATTTGAGCTTCTCCTGCAAGATAAGAAAGAAATCCTTTACAACATGCTGTTTGGATAAACCTTTGGTTGTGTTGCGTTGCTTAAGTTTTTTGGTTGCTGATGGCATATATTTTATCCAGCACTTCTTGTGAGGCAATCCAGGAATTATCATGAGGATACTTTTTGTAAAATCTTAGCACAATTGGAATTCATTGTTCCCGAAATATTTTTGCCATAATTTAAGAGCTCCTGATAAGAAGAGTGCTTTTGAGTGGAGGGAGGGCTGTAAAGTTATGGTGTCCTACTTTCTTGGATGATCCGTTGTCATATGCTGCTTTAGGGTTGTCATGCAATGTAATTTTCTTGCTGACCGTGGACATGGCTGGAGTTTCATTTTGTTGGCTTGAGATCCTTTTATGTGCCTTTGGATGATTGGCTAGCTTAGGTAATTTTTTTACCTACTACTAAATGTTTTGGTTAGAGAGCTGTTGCAGTTATGCTGTTCTTAGACTCTAGGAACATGAGCGGAAAAATCCGCTTGCATGTTGCGACATTTTTATAGTAACTGTGTAGTGATATCATCACTTCTTTCATACCTACCGGATTTTTGTTGTCAAGGAAACGGAAATGTTTTCATTTTTTagtgagttaaaaaaaaaaaacagattgcTTTTCATTTTGCAGTCGACTTCTGGAACAGTTCTTAGAGATTATTACATGTTCTGGTTATAATTCATGAGGAAACGTTTTATACCTAATTGACAGGTTATGCCGTAATTTGGCGCTCCTTGGTCATATATGTCTGTTTTATTTTCACGGCCTTTTTGTTGTAAAATCTCTATATTCGCAAATGAAACTCTCTTTTGTAATGTAATTTCATGCCAGTGCGTGTTTCTGCCTGCTGGTTTGGTAGTACTTCATGGATTGTTCTCAGGCTCTCAACAGAAGTCCGGTGAGATGAATAATTGGCAGCCATATGCTCATGGCAACTCAACGTTGCGATACTTGTTTTGGCTTTTGCAAACATCCATCAAACCGTCAGAAGGATTCTTTGCGGATCAGACATTAGACTGATTTTTTGTTCTCTTTAATGATGATAAGAAGATTAAAAATCATTATTTAGTTTGATGTTTTAGATCCCTTGAAACATACTTTGTTTTTGTACTGGAGTGACCACCTCTAGAGCCATGCTTGTGtttggatttttttcttttattttctttcgatTTGGGTATCAGTTCTCGATGGTATGTTAATATGTTATAACCTGCCGATCATTAGCTTGCACTACTCTAACAGCTTGTTTGCATGCATTCTTGTGTTTTCTGATGTTATGCATGTTCACTGGTGTTCGAGTCAAATCAGGTGCAACGTGTATGTTAACCATGCTTAACAACAAAAATGGCAAACCTTTCTTTACATATTAAAGAAAGCTCCACTCTCTTTTACATATTAAAAGAATTTGGACACTAGACAGAGGGAACAATGCTTTTTGATCATAACTAGTGGAAGGCACTCCACTCTCTTTTACATATTAAAAGAATGCAATCAAAATTTGAATACACTGAATTTCATATGAACAAATGGGATATTTACCTCAACAAATTTTAGATGACTATACCTACATTAGCTCTTACCTCCATTGTGCATTTCGAATGACGGTATCTTGGGGCAACCTTGAAAATGAACTCCTTTCCGATGGATAGAATGAGGACGTAAGAGGAATTGTTGCAAATTCAGCATCCGAAGGTTCAAAGAGCTGATTTTGTTTTGGAGGTGGTCTAGTTATCAGTGCAGTTGGAAAACTAGAAGCAGTACCAGTACTTGGCAACTTTGTTCCATGCTCagtgtttgattgcatcattgtaGAGATTGTGCTTCTGTTCTGCTTCTGAAGattccctcctctctctttcttcagaTTCTTTGAGAAGAAAATCAACCCACATATCTGCAAATGACTGGCAAACAAGACAACAATGAGAAGATTAaggaaattttaaaaattaattaatcctGAAATGATAGATTTACAACTATAAGAAAGTTTCATCTCTATCTCTACATAAGTTTCCGTACAGGCATGCATAGTTGCGTGCACAAACACATGCATGCACCACAAAAACTCAAGcaacactgttcatcttctccaCAAGTTCAATAAAGGCCACGGTTGGTCTGCTGTTTTCTAAGGTCTAGAGATAGCATTAATGGATTCGAGTCATAAATGGGTCAACCAGCTCAGACtcgtttattaaacaggttgagTTAAGAATTGGATTCCTGATCTCTTGTTTTGACCTGTTCAATAGTTGGGTTCAAATCATGACCCAACctatttaacttgtttaatCCATTTAAAACCCACATAATCCATTTAAAACCCATTTAACCGGACCAATTTAACCCATTTAATCCATTTAAGACTCGCTCGACCCATTAACCTGATTCAACCTGTTTATCATATCGGTTATGCAGGTCGGGTCGAattacttgtttaataaaaaagTCAAGTTCGGATCTAGATTTTTGACCCATTTATAAATGGAACGTGCTCAAGTTGACAGATTTTTGATCCAACTCGCATCTGACCCAACCCATATCCAATCTAACCCAACCTGATTACAACCCCTACTAAGGTCTAGGGCCATAGAAGTGTCGGATTCAGATCGGATCCATGCTGCATCCGCATCCGAACTCAGATGAGAAAACCCAAGTTCGACTTCGAGTTCGAATCCATCAAAATAAGCAAGTTCCAAACTTGTATTTAAACTTAATTAGTAATCAGATTCGAGTTTGGATTCGAGTTTTTTGAGGTTCAATTTAGCACATGGATTTTATTGAGTCAATTAGTCAGGGGTTAACAATTTCCAGAATTGAAAGCACTCCCATCTAaatatactccatatatagtAAATTTGTGGCAGACTGGCGAGAGAGGGAGATGACATGGGAAGCAAATGATTAGTTTTGAAAAAATCCAATCActtttgaaaacaaatttaaatttCTTTAATGTTTAGTTCGATTGAAATATAATCAAAATCTGAGTGTCAATTGGGATTTTGGAACTGAAATAACAGTGAGCAAGACTTAAGGAGAGCAATACATGAGATGTAAATCCAAACATGAAGAAAAAGAATTAAGACAAGTCATGTACCCGCTTctcattatatttttatatttacatATACTACATATGCGTATATATATGTAGTTGGTTTATCAGATTTTCGGATTTTCGGATTCGAAGATAGGTACATGCAAGTTTGATCAGATAAAAAAATCTGATCCTATATATACAATCCAACTTCGATCCAATAAGGTTACTGAAAACTTAATTTGGATCCATACCTAATTATTACAAAATAATCAGGTCAGTTTATCAAGTTTTCGGGTATCATTTACACCCTACTAAGGACTAGCAGACCTTG
This portion of the Phoenix dactylifera cultivar Barhee BC4 chromosome 11, palm_55x_up_171113_PBpolish2nd_filt_p, whole genome shotgun sequence genome encodes:
- the LOC103709009 gene encoding reticulon-like protein B2 isoform X2 produces the protein MAENKEESVGESVVEKKVEEFHHDDSSSSDSDNEKSKPSSSSVKSKICRLFGREKPVHTVLGGGKPADIFLWRNKKISAGVLGGATAIWVLFDLMEYHLLALVCHCLILSLAILFLWSNATTFINKSPPRIPEVSIPEDVAVSFALSLRYEINRGFAVLRDIASGRDLKKFLMVIAGLWVLSIVGSCCNFLTLFYIAFVTLHTLPVLYEKYEDKVDSFAEKAMTKVKKNYATFNAKCLSKIPRGPLKKKHQ
- the LOC103709009 gene encoding reticulon-like protein B3 isoform X1, with translation MAENKEESVGESVVEKKVEEFHHDDSSSSDSDNEKSKPSSSSVKSKICRLFGREKPVHTVLGGGKPADIFLWRNKKISAGVLGGATAIWVLFDLMEYHLLALVCHCLILSLAILFLWSNATTFINKSPPRIPEVSIPEDVAVSFALSLRYEINRGFAVLRDIASGRDLKKFLMVCCSVFLSNVSGSWSISMGVILFGILVFQVIAGLWVLSIVGSCCNFLTLFYIAFVTLHTLPVLYEKYEDKVDSFAEKAMTKVKKNYATFNAKCLSKIPRGPLKKKHQ